The following proteins come from a genomic window of Ilumatobacter coccineus YM16-304:
- a CDS encoding DoxX family protein, whose amino-acid sequence MDVIWLLGRILFGALFIGSGIGHFAEADSSAAHAATKNVPQPKNAVLLSGAGFLLGGLSIILGVFGDLGALAIILTLLPTTFLFHRFWKEPDPMVKQVEMSHFMKNLSLMGGALVLFSFFAREYSGDFLAYTMTDGFFAF is encoded by the coding sequence ATGGACGTCATCTGGTTGCTCGGCCGCATTCTCTTCGGTGCACTCTTCATCGGTTCCGGAATCGGACACTTCGCCGAGGCCGATTCGTCGGCTGCCCATGCTGCGACCAAGAACGTCCCGCAACCGAAGAACGCCGTGCTGCTGTCGGGTGCCGGCTTTCTGCTCGGCGGCTTGTCGATCATCCTCGGCGTCTTCGGCGACCTCGGCGCGCTGGCGATCATCTTGACGCTGCTGCCGACGACGTTCCTGTTCCACCGGTTCTGGAAAGAGCCCGATCCGATGGTCAAGCAGGTGGAGATGTCGCATTTCATGAAGAACCTGTCGCTCATGGGCGGAGCGCTCGTGTTGTTCTCGTTCTTCGCACGCGAGTACTCCGGCGACTTCCTCGCCTACACGATGACCGACGGCTTCTTCGCGTTCTGA
- a CDS encoding pyridoxamine 5'-phosphate oxidase family protein: MTDAAAPSSRTTVRRGANRAVYEMERVRSILDAGVIAHVGVTTDDGPIVLPMAYGLREVADGEHEILIHGAVANAMMRAGESLDICLTVTIVDGLVVARTPFHNSMNYRSVVVRGTATAIREPDAKLAALRVINDHVAPIWDTARPPSEVDVKKTLVLAVPLVEASAKVRDGDPVDDEADMDGPHWAGVVPLTSTWGDPIPASDLRVPADVPAPVRELGGTNAHPR; the protein is encoded by the coding sequence ATGACCGACGCCGCTGCCCCGTCCTCGCGCACCACCGTCCGCCGCGGCGCCAACCGAGCCGTGTACGAGATGGAGCGCGTTCGCTCCATTCTCGACGCAGGCGTGATCGCCCACGTCGGCGTCACCACCGACGACGGACCGATCGTGCTGCCGATGGCCTACGGGCTCCGCGAGGTGGCTGATGGCGAGCACGAGATCCTGATCCACGGAGCGGTGGCGAACGCGATGATGCGAGCCGGCGAGTCGCTCGACATCTGCCTGACCGTCACGATCGTCGACGGACTCGTCGTCGCCCGCACGCCGTTCCACAACTCGATGAACTACCGCTCGGTGGTGGTGAGAGGGACGGCGACAGCCATCCGCGAGCCCGACGCCAAGCTCGCTGCGCTCCGCGTCATCAACGACCACGTCGCTCCGATCTGGGACACCGCGCGACCGCCGAGCGAGGTCGACGTCAAGAAGACGCTGGTGCTCGCGGTACCGCTGGTCGAGGCGTCGGCGAAGGTGCGCGACGGTGATCCGGTCGACGACGAGGCCGACATGGACGGGCCGCACTGGGCCGGGGTCGTGCCGCTCACCTCGACGTGGGGTGACCCGATCCCCGCGAGCGATCTCCGCGTTCCTGCCGACGTGCCTGCTCCCGTGCGCGAACTCGGCGGCACGAATGCGCACCCGCGCTGA
- a CDS encoding class I SAM-dependent methyltransferase — protein MGDEGAVVRRDLLAYYDDEAATGARRPVSGYRVELRDRFVELLVGEGRRSVLDIGAGPGSDAAGFTDAGIAYRGVDLAPANAALAKRSGHDVLAASLFDLPFPPDLFDAGWSMSTMMHVPDGEAVDALREIVRPLVSGAPLAVGSWGGSLGEIVSTKHDDESRRRLFCLRTWEQNRELLEEVGTIEHHEVWETGAPGWEYQFAIVRVA, from the coding sequence GTGGGGGACGAGGGTGCGGTCGTGCGGCGGGATCTGCTGGCGTACTACGACGACGAGGCGGCGACGGGCGCGCGGCGGCCGGTCTCGGGGTATCGCGTCGAGCTGCGTGATCGCTTCGTCGAACTGCTCGTCGGTGAGGGCCGTCGGTCGGTGCTCGACATCGGTGCCGGACCCGGCTCCGATGCGGCAGGGTTCACCGATGCCGGCATCGCCTACCGCGGCGTCGACCTCGCTCCGGCGAACGCGGCCCTCGCGAAGCGATCGGGACACGACGTGCTCGCGGCATCGCTGTTCGATCTCCCGTTTCCTCCCGACCTCTTCGACGCCGGTTGGTCGATGAGCACGATGATGCACGTGCCCGACGGCGAAGCGGTCGACGCGCTCCGCGAGATCGTCCGGCCCCTGGTGTCGGGCGCTCCGTTGGCGGTCGGGTCGTGGGGTGGATCGCTCGGTGAAATCGTCAGCACGAAGCACGACGACGAGTCGCGGCGCCGGCTGTTCTGCCTGCGAACGTGGGAACAGAATCGGGAACTGCTCGAGGAAGTCGGCACGATCGAGCACCACGAGGTCTGGGAAACGGGTGCTCCCGGCTGGGAGTACCAGTTCGCGATCGTGCGGGTCGCCTGA
- a CDS encoding ABC-F family ATP-binding cassette domain-containing protein, which translates to MICVDVSDVRLAQPDKVLFDGLDVTISRGDRVAVVGVNGSGKTTLLRILTGDLQPDSGEVRFGRGARITMLEQDPVLPPGTVAEYLGDGWEVAAVATSLGVQPLFDRRTDELSGGQAKRVALAKMLADNSGGASGAAENAHDMIVLDEPTNHLDLEAIEWLESRLVSMSAALVLVTHDRHALDRLTTKVGPSKVVELDHGRCFVHQAEAGTSAYATYLDARAERVEREEKEESTRKILARKELAWLRRGAPARTAKPKARLRTASEIVSGGPRDLGVRGNDLELGAGTTRLGNQVVELIDVGQRFGDGDAATTIFQGVDLVIEPGSRLAVVGPNGSGKTTLLDIVAGRREPAMGTVKVGKTAVVGYADQHAASLDPDITVRQMVAGPLREPDHEDKALLEKFWFDATAQYAPTRMLSGGEKRRLQLVMVLAQKPNLLILDEPTNDLDLDTLRSLEEFLDDWPGAVVLASHDRAFLDRVADHVLAIEPGGSMRRVPGGVSGWLSERAALSGKPKASAPRSASPDSTKRATKGKPKQASSGPSPSTIGRKLRETEQAMVKAQKRVDSLNEELAAATDHTVLAERGAVLVEAQAALDELEATWLELAELADS; encoded by the coding sequence GTGATCTGCGTTGATGTGTCGGACGTGCGCCTGGCGCAACCCGACAAGGTCCTGTTCGACGGACTCGACGTCACCATCTCCCGCGGTGATCGAGTCGCGGTCGTCGGGGTCAACGGCTCCGGCAAGACCACGCTGCTCCGCATCCTCACCGGTGACCTCCAACCCGATTCGGGCGAGGTGCGGTTCGGTCGCGGAGCCCGGATCACCATGCTCGAGCAAGACCCCGTCCTGCCGCCGGGCACTGTGGCGGAGTACCTCGGTGACGGCTGGGAGGTCGCTGCGGTCGCCACGTCGCTCGGCGTGCAGCCGCTGTTCGACCGACGGACCGACGAACTCTCGGGTGGCCAGGCGAAGCGAGTCGCCCTCGCGAAGATGCTCGCCGACAACAGCGGCGGCGCGTCGGGAGCGGCGGAGAACGCGCACGACATGATCGTGCTCGACGAGCCGACCAACCACCTCGACCTCGAAGCCATCGAGTGGCTCGAGTCGCGATTGGTGTCGATGTCGGCGGCGCTGGTCTTGGTCACGCACGACCGTCATGCGCTCGATCGCCTGACCACCAAGGTCGGTCCGAGCAAGGTCGTCGAACTCGATCACGGCCGGTGTTTCGTGCACCAGGCCGAGGCCGGGACGAGTGCCTATGCCACCTATCTCGATGCACGAGCCGAGCGGGTCGAGCGCGAGGAGAAGGAAGAGTCGACGCGCAAGATCCTCGCTCGCAAAGAGCTTGCTTGGTTGCGTCGTGGCGCCCCGGCCCGCACCGCGAAACCGAAGGCCCGCCTCCGCACGGCGTCCGAGATCGTGTCGGGGGGACCGCGCGATCTGGGTGTGCGCGGCAACGACCTCGAACTCGGCGCTGGAACCACCCGGCTCGGCAACCAGGTCGTCGAGTTGATCGACGTCGGGCAACGCTTTGGAGACGGGGACGCGGCCACCACGATCTTCCAGGGCGTCGACCTCGTGATCGAGCCGGGCTCGCGCCTCGCCGTCGTCGGACCGAACGGGTCGGGCAAGACGACGTTGCTCGACATCGTCGCCGGCCGTCGCGAGCCCGCGATGGGGACGGTCAAGGTCGGCAAGACCGCGGTCGTGGGCTACGCCGACCAGCACGCTGCGTCGCTCGACCCCGACATCACCGTCCGTCAGATGGTCGCAGGCCCGCTGCGCGAGCCCGACCACGAGGACAAGGCGCTGCTCGAGAAGTTCTGGTTCGACGCCACGGCACAGTACGCCCCGACCCGGATGCTGTCGGGTGGTGAGAAGCGGCGCCTCCAGTTGGTGATGGTGCTCGCTCAGAAGCCGAACCTGCTGATCCTCGACGAGCCGACGAACGACCTCGACCTCGACACCCTTCGTTCGCTCGAGGAGTTCCTCGACGACTGGCCCGGCGCCGTCGTCCTGGCGAGCCACGACCGCGCCTTCCTCGACCGCGTCGCCGATCACGTGCTCGCCATCGAACCCGGTGGATCGATGCGGCGAGTGCCCGGCGGTGTCTCCGGGTGGCTGTCCGAGCGGGCCGCTCTGTCCGGAAAGCCGAAGGCCTCGGCTCCTCGGTCGGCGTCGCCGGACTCGACGAAACGTGCGACGAAGGGGAAACCGAAGCAAGCCTCGTCGGGCCCGAGCCCATCGACGATCGGGCGGAAGTTGCGCGAGACCGAGCAGGCGATGGTGAAGGCACAGAAGCGAGTCGACAGCTTGAACGAAGAGTTGGCTGCGGCCACCGACCACACCGTGCTCGCCGAGCGCGGTGCCGTTCTCGTCGAGGCACAAGCAGCACTCGACGAACTGGAAGCCACCTGGCTCGAGCTGGCAGAACTCGCCGACAGCTGA
- a CDS encoding sensor histidine kinase, which yields MTLRWKIALSLAAVGVVMTALVGVFTYRSASGRLIDEIDRSIDQAGQVLAVSNERLPQRREVFDVYSFRRVNLRGEVAMTTFDDGVPVDDAVIASVAGQFGLVSKDTVVADDGERYRLHTTGLSIGVIQVGRSLEEVDAVLADLRRRTLLLSAVAAAISALAGWLIASRMAAPLRRLASSADQVRTSGRLDVVLPEAEGSSNDEVGQLSRAFASMLGALASSKADQERLVQDAGHELRTPLTSLRTNLAVMRRHQQMPDEMRTEILDDLDGEVSELTDLVNELVTVASGDLVTQPAERLDLAALVSSVGERVGRRRQRQVVVTGASGSFVSIPRAGLDRAVSNLIENACKFDTSGGPIEVDVSVAGDTAAVRVSDRGPGVPSDEFDKIFDRFHRTDATRSMPGSGLGLSIVRDVVTAHGGSVAATNRPGGGAIIGFDLPLVD from the coding sequence GTGACGCTCCGCTGGAAGATCGCGCTCTCGCTGGCGGCGGTCGGTGTGGTGATGACCGCGCTCGTCGGCGTGTTCACCTATCGATCTGCGAGCGGTCGGCTCATCGACGAGATCGACCGGTCGATCGATCAGGCCGGTCAAGTGCTCGCGGTCAGCAACGAGCGGTTGCCGCAGCGGCGCGAGGTGTTCGACGTGTACTCGTTCCGCCGAGTGAACCTGCGCGGCGAGGTGGCGATGACGACCTTCGACGACGGCGTGCCCGTCGACGACGCGGTGATCGCGAGTGTGGCCGGCCAATTCGGCCTCGTGTCGAAAGACACCGTCGTGGCCGACGACGGTGAGCGCTACCGCCTGCACACCACCGGTCTCAGCATCGGTGTGATCCAGGTGGGGCGCTCGCTCGAGGAGGTCGACGCCGTGCTCGCCGACCTGCGGCGTCGCACGCTGCTGCTCAGCGCAGTGGCGGCGGCGATCTCGGCATTGGCCGGGTGGCTGATCGCTTCGCGCATGGCCGCGCCGCTTCGGCGGCTCGCGTCGTCGGCCGATCAGGTCCGCACTTCCGGTCGGCTCGACGTCGTCCTGCCAGAAGCCGAGGGTTCGTCGAACGACGAGGTGGGACAACTGAGTCGAGCCTTCGCGTCGATGCTCGGTGCGTTGGCGAGCTCGAAGGCCGACCAGGAGCGGCTGGTGCAAGATGCCGGTCACGAGCTCCGCACTCCGCTCACGAGTCTGCGCACCAATCTGGCGGTGATGCGCCGCCACCAGCAGATGCCCGACGAGATGCGCACCGAGATCCTCGACGACCTCGATGGCGAGGTCAGCGAGCTCACCGACCTGGTCAACGAACTGGTCACGGTCGCATCCGGTGATCTGGTGACCCAGCCTGCCGAGCGTCTCGACCTGGCGGCGCTGGTCTCGTCGGTCGGCGAACGGGTCGGTCGGCGCCGTCAACGTCAGGTCGTGGTGACCGGAGCGTCGGGCTCGTTCGTGTCGATCCCGCGCGCTGGGCTCGATCGAGCGGTGTCGAATCTGATCGAGAACGCGTGCAAGTTCGACACGTCGGGTGGCCCGATCGAGGTCGATGTTTCGGTGGCGGGCGACACGGCAGCGGTGCGTGTGAGCGACCGCGGGCCGGGCGTGCCCAGCGACGAGTTCGACAAGATCTTCGACCGCTTTCATCGGACCGACGCGACCCGTTCGATGCCGGGTTCGGGGCTCGGGCTGTCGATCGTCCGCGATGTGGTCACCGCACACGGCGGGTCGGTCGCGGCGACGAACCGGCCCGGTGGCGGAGCGATCATCGGCTTCGACCTGCCCCTCGTCGACTGA
- a CDS encoding response regulator transcription factor has protein sequence MTGSVLIAEDDRAVRESLLRALQLEGYDARAVSNGAEALDAIRSERPAALLLDVSMPMIDGLTVCRVLRSEGDRLPVLMLTARTETADRVAGLDAGADDYLPKPYDLDELLARLRALLRRSSYADSTEASELVVGDLRLDVRGRRAFRGDREMELSKTEFDLLELLASNVGIVLDHSLIYERIWNYDFGPDSKNLAVYIGYLRRKTEADGEERMVHTVRGVGYTLRAAT, from the coding sequence ATGACGGGCTCGGTGCTGATCGCAGAAGACGACCGCGCGGTTCGCGAGTCGCTGCTGCGCGCGTTGCAGCTCGAGGGGTACGACGCCCGTGCCGTCAGCAACGGCGCCGAGGCCCTCGATGCGATCCGATCCGAGCGACCCGCTGCGCTGCTGCTCGACGTGTCGATGCCGATGATCGACGGCCTCACGGTGTGTCGCGTGCTCCGATCCGAAGGCGACCGACTCCCGGTGTTGATGCTCACCGCTCGCACCGAGACCGCGGACCGAGTCGCCGGTCTCGACGCCGGCGCCGATGACTATCTCCCGAAGCCGTACGACCTCGACGAGCTCCTCGCTCGACTCCGTGCGCTGCTGCGACGCTCGTCGTACGCAGACTCCACCGAGGCGTCGGAGCTCGTGGTCGGCGACCTCCGGCTCGACGTGCGCGGTCGCCGAGCGTTTCGCGGTGATCGTGAGATGGAGCTGTCGAAGACGGAGTTCGATCTCCTCGAACTGTTGGCGAGCAACGTCGGCATCGTGCTCGACCATTCACTGATCTACGAGCGCATCTGGAACTACGACTTCGGCCCCGACTCGAAGAATCTGGCGGTGTACATCGGCTACCTCCGTCGTAAGACCGAAGCCGACGGCGAGGAACGGATGGTGCACACCGTGCGCGGCGTCGGCTACACGCTCCGAGCAGCCACGTGA
- a CDS encoding class I SAM-dependent methyltransferase, whose amino-acid sequence MSAAERWEQQLSEWALPAHVLEQAAASPWEHDTRRFEVDDTLDRDVLSATVARSVLPRTGGSVLDIGCGGGRAAMSLVPPAERVIGVDQSSAMLAAFTTAASAAGARSMTIEGSWPEVAIDTPVADVVTCHHVAYNVPEIEPFIGALTGRARLAVVLVLPTVHPQSAWSPAWKHFWDLDRPTGPTSDDFAAVLAEMGIDAERWEMPRPPLAAAATDPAEQVRAGLRRLCLGPDRADELARYLDEFEPQWSDVHTVFRWPGDAPT is encoded by the coding sequence ATGAGCGCGGCCGAACGGTGGGAACAACAGCTGAGCGAGTGGGCACTGCCCGCGCACGTCCTCGAACAGGCTGCGGCCTCGCCGTGGGAGCACGACACGCGCCGCTTCGAGGTCGACGACACGCTCGACCGTGACGTGCTGTCGGCAACCGTCGCTCGATCGGTGCTGCCGCGCACGGGCGGCTCGGTGCTCGACATCGGCTGCGGCGGGGGACGGGCGGCGATGTCGCTCGTCCCGCCGGCGGAGCGAGTGATCGGCGTCGATCAGAGCTCGGCGATGCTGGCTGCGTTCACGACCGCCGCGTCGGCCGCCGGTGCTCGCTCGATGACCATCGAAGGCAGCTGGCCCGAGGTGGCGATCGACACGCCCGTCGCCGACGTCGTCACCTGCCATCACGTCGCCTACAACGTTCCTGAGATCGAACCGTTCATCGGAGCGCTCACCGGTCGAGCGCGGTTGGCGGTCGTGCTCGTCCTCCCGACCGTGCACCCGCAGTCGGCCTGGTCGCCGGCGTGGAAGCACTTCTGGGATCTCGACCGACCCACCGGCCCGACGTCCGACGACTTCGCCGCGGTGCTGGCCGAGATGGGCATCGACGCCGAGCGTTGGGAGATGCCGCGTCCGCCACTGGCCGCGGCGGCGACCGACCCGGCGGAACAGGTGCGCGCCGGGCTGCGCCGCCTGTGTCTCGGGCCCGATCGCGCCGACGAACTCGCCCGGTACCTCGACGAGTTCGAGCCGCAGTGGTCCGACGTCCACACCGTCTTCCGCTGGCCCGGCGACGCTCCGACCTGA
- a CDS encoding cytochrome P450, whose amino-acid sequence MTDTVDTDTPAANDSPAPTGGRFAERDPIFGDSPEGTDVWQRVPYNPDDYGTVRDFANDFDHADPDYNPNAPEVWKDLRESGCPVAHSDRYGGMWVPITHDTVHEVAYDTDHFTSRAVVVSVGRPGDLAMPAPIGGVPPISSDPPFHNQARRLLLPPFAPKQIEPWEDEIRSLCKRLLDDMGEIVPGETVVDAAVQYAQHIPVNVIGRMLGFPEKDEALFRKFVHDALERINEEPGTRDGLDELGKYIAAQIQDHRDNPRDDLTGYLMNVELEGQKLSDEIVGGSIILLLIAGIDTTWSAIGSSLWHLAQTPGDRKRLVDDPEVMTFALEEFLRAYAPVTMARMVAKDHDFHGCPMKKDDWVLLPFPAANRDPKQFEDPDTFVIDREENRHAAFGLGIHRCLGSNLARLELRVAIEEFIARFPNFELAGEVSWSVGQIRGPRVLPVRITE is encoded by the coding sequence ATGACCGACACCGTTGACACCGACACGCCCGCAGCGAACGACTCGCCCGCGCCCACCGGAGGTCGTTTCGCGGAACGCGACCCCATCTTCGGCGACTCGCCGGAAGGAACCGACGTCTGGCAGCGCGTTCCCTACAACCCCGACGACTACGGCACGGTCCGTGACTTCGCCAACGACTTCGACCACGCCGACCCCGACTACAACCCCAACGCACCCGAGGTCTGGAAAGACCTGCGCGAGTCGGGGTGTCCGGTCGCCCACTCCGATCGCTACGGCGGCATGTGGGTGCCGATCACGCACGACACCGTGCACGAGGTCGCCTACGACACCGATCACTTCACGAGTCGCGCCGTCGTCGTGTCGGTCGGTCGCCCCGGCGACCTGGCCATGCCCGCCCCGATCGGTGGCGTCCCGCCGATCTCGAGCGACCCACCGTTCCACAACCAGGCTCGCCGACTCCTGCTGCCGCCGTTCGCGCCCAAGCAGATCGAGCCGTGGGAAGACGAGATCCGTTCGCTGTGCAAGCGGCTGCTCGACGACATGGGCGAGATCGTCCCGGGCGAGACCGTCGTCGACGCCGCCGTCCAGTACGCGCAGCACATCCCGGTCAACGTGATCGGTCGCATGCTGGGCTTCCCCGAGAAGGACGAAGCGCTCTTCCGCAAGTTCGTCCACGATGCGCTCGAACGCATCAACGAGGAGCCGGGGACCCGCGACGGCCTCGACGAGCTCGGCAAGTACATCGCCGCACAGATCCAAGATCACCGCGACAACCCGCGTGACGACCTCACGGGCTACCTCATGAACGTCGAACTCGAAGGGCAGAAGCTGTCCGACGAGATCGTCGGCGGCTCCATCATCCTGCTGCTGATCGCCGGAATCGACACGACGTGGTCGGCCATCGGTTCGTCGCTGTGGCACCTCGCCCAGACGCCGGGTGACCGCAAGCGTCTCGTCGACGACCCCGAGGTCATGACGTTCGCGCTCGAAGAGTTCCTCCGTGCGTACGCGCCGGTCACCATGGCGCGCATGGTGGCGAAGGACCACGACTTCCACGGCTGCCCGATGAAGAAAGACGACTGGGTGCTCCTGCCGTTCCCGGCCGCCAACCGCGATCCGAAGCAGTTCGAGGATCCCGACACGTTCGTCATCGATCGTGAAGAGAACCGTCACGCGGCGTTCGGCCTCGGCATCCACCGATGCCTCGGCTCGAACCTCGCGCGCCTGGAGTTGCGTGTGGCGATCGAGGAGTTCATCGCTCGGTTCCCGAACTTCGAACTCGCCGGCGAGGTCTCCTGGTCGGTCGGCCAGATCCGTGGGCCGCGCGTGTTGCCCGTCCGCATCACCGAATAG
- a CDS encoding ferredoxin gives MQIHLDAEKCQGHNRCYALAPELFDVDDYGQAVLLDDGEIDPSLHDKARLAAANCPEYAITLTGD, from the coding sequence ATGCAGATCCATCTCGATGCCGAGAAGTGCCAGGGCCACAACCGCTGCTACGCGCTGGCGCCCGAGCTCTTCGACGTCGACGACTACGGCCAAGCCGTGTTGCTCGACGACGGCGAGATCGATCCGAGCCTGCACGACAAGGCACGGCTGGCTGCGGCCAACTGCCCCGAGTACGCGATCACCCTCACCGGTGACTGA
- a CDS encoding YaaA family protein gives MVRLAQTFSNSVPILLLPPSEGKAPGGKSQKDTGWSEDAGAFRGLAERRRDVAEALSAVRGGNEKLLGVKGDHLARALSANASLRGAPTLPAWQRYTGVVWDHLDPASLAAAERRRIVVVSGLLGLVRADDPTPDYRLKMGANLAPLGKLSTWWRDDLSETLNKFASGRTAKAPRVIIDLLPKEHRAAWTPDDRVTGVSIEFVDPSGKPGGHFAKAAKGTLAAAILRDGLAAVDRWSDPRFELSVTPIT, from the coding sequence ATGGTTCGCCTCGCCCAAACTTTTTCGAACAGTGTTCCAATCTTGCTGCTTCCGCCGTCAGAAGGCAAGGCGCCAGGCGGAAAATCCCAAAAAGACACAGGATGGTCAGAGGACGCGGGAGCGTTTCGCGGGCTCGCCGAACGCCGCCGCGACGTCGCGGAGGCGCTCTCGGCCGTCCGTGGCGGCAACGAGAAACTGCTCGGCGTGAAGGGCGATCACCTCGCCCGGGCCTTGTCGGCCAACGCGTCGTTGCGCGGTGCGCCGACGTTGCCGGCCTGGCAGCGGTACACGGGCGTGGTGTGGGATCACCTCGATCCGGCGTCGCTCGCGGCGGCGGAACGACGCCGGATCGTCGTCGTGTCGGGGCTGCTCGGACTCGTCCGCGCCGACGACCCGACCCCCGACTATCGCCTGAAGATGGGCGCCAATCTGGCCCCGCTCGGCAAGCTGTCGACCTGGTGGCGTGATGATCTCTCCGAGACGCTCAACAAGTTCGCTTCGGGGCGCACCGCCAAGGCACCGCGCGTGATCATCGACCTGCTTCCGAAGGAACACCGGGCGGCGTGGACGCCCGACGATCGGGTGACGGGTGTGTCGATCGAGTTCGTCGATCCGTCGGGCAAACCGGGCGGGCACTTCGCCAAAGCCGCCAAGGGCACGCTCGCCGCCGCCATCCTCCGCGACGGTCTCGCGGCGGTCGACCGCTGGTCCGATCCCCGCTTCGAGCTCTCGGTCACCCCCATCACCTGA
- a CDS encoding MFS transporter, which produces MTQRPDVTGPLPGDSRALTSVAVQFFVNGLVVASFVPRLPEIRDRIDVSTGVLGVLLACGGVAGFAGSAMVGPLISRFGTRRLLIGAGVVLVAALAVVGLATTPVVFLAGLLFLWSSDVLVDSAMNLQGSWISGRRRVPVMNRLHGLWSLGTVVGGVTAARAASSGVSLRTHLLVAALVFFCVLVFVGRGLLVDDEHAGEDEIVDGGSSPIRRRTGPLVLLALGGACSLVMEMTSSDWAAFRLSDDFGASAGVAGLAYVAFTAGMTLGRFGGDWAIARFGRQRVFNTAIAVTLAALVTASFAPDRWLVVAAYVVAGLGIATQFPKLYDDAAKHRGRPGAGLAALSAGSRLASMTAPAIVGVLAASSLSVGSATALLTIPAALAFIALALRSR; this is translated from the coding sequence ATGACGCAGCGGCCCGATGTGACGGGTCCGCTCCCCGGAGATTCGCGCGCGCTGACCTCGGTCGCCGTGCAGTTCTTCGTCAACGGTCTGGTCGTCGCGTCGTTCGTCCCGCGCCTTCCCGAGATCCGCGACCGCATCGACGTGTCGACCGGCGTGCTCGGCGTGCTGCTCGCCTGCGGCGGCGTCGCTGGATTCGCCGGGAGCGCCATGGTCGGTCCGCTCATCTCGCGCTTCGGGACGCGTCGCCTCCTCATCGGCGCCGGCGTCGTGTTGGTCGCCGCGCTCGCCGTGGTCGGTCTCGCCACGACACCCGTCGTCTTCCTGGCCGGCCTGCTCTTCCTGTGGTCGAGCGACGTGCTGGTCGACTCGGCGATGAACCTCCAGGGTTCGTGGATCAGCGGCCGCCGACGGGTCCCGGTGATGAACCGCCTGCACGGCTTGTGGAGTCTCGGCACGGTCGTCGGGGGAGTGACGGCCGCCCGCGCCGCCTCGTCGGGCGTGTCACTGCGAACGCACTTGCTCGTCGCCGCGCTCGTGTTCTTCTGTGTACTGGTCTTCGTCGGTCGGGGCCTGTTGGTCGACGACGAACATGCCGGGGAGGACGAGATCGTCGATGGCGGTTCGTCACCGATCCGTCGCCGCACGGGGCCGCTGGTGTTGCTCGCGCTCGGTGGCGCGTGCTCGCTGGTGATGGAGATGACGTCGAGCGACTGGGCGGCATTTCGCCTCAGCGACGACTTCGGCGCCTCGGCCGGTGTCGCCGGTCTCGCGTACGTGGCTTTCACGGCGGGCATGACGCTCGGTCGGTTCGGTGGCGACTGGGCCATCGCGCGATTCGGCCGACAACGGGTGTTCAACACCGCGATCGCGGTCACGCTCGCCGCGCTCGTCACCGCGTCGTTCGCTCCGGATCGTTGGCTCGTCGTCGCGGCGTACGTCGTTGCGGGCCTCGGCATCGCGACACAGTTCCCGAAGCTCTACGACGACGCCGCGAAGCACCGGGGTCGACCCGGGGCCGGGCTCGCTGCGCTCTCGGCCGGGTCGCGTCTCGCGTCGATGACCGCGCCGGCGATCGTCGGCGTTCTCGCAGCGTCGAGTCTGTCGGTGGGATCGGCCACGGCGCTCCTCACGATCCCGGCGGCGCTGGCCTTCATCGCACTCGCCCTCCGCTCGAGGTGA